The following proteins come from a genomic window of Girardinichthys multiradiatus isolate DD_20200921_A chromosome 8, DD_fGirMul_XY1, whole genome shotgun sequence:
- the mlana gene encoding melanoma antigen recognized by T-cells 1 produces MLCNRTAGMPRGDFNIYFASGRRGYVRAEEAVGIALLVVVLAGLLILGCWYLKKRSGYKIIRNTGSGSAGFTAGQYSEAGTSADNKMALTDFGSFRSVVPNAPPAYEKISSGPLPPPYSP; encoded by the exons ATGTTGTGCAATCGTACAGCCGGAATGCCTCGTGGAGACTTCAACATCTACTTTGCCAGCGGACGGAGGGGATATGTCAGAGCTGAGGA GGCAGTGGGGATAGCCCTTCTGGTTGTTGTCCTCGCTGGCCTCCTCATCCTTGGTTGCTGGTACCTGAAGAAGAGGAGTGGCTACAAAATAATCAGG AACACCGGCTCAGGATCTGCAGGTTTTACAGCAGGCCAGtactctgaggcaggaacttcaGCAGACAACAAAATGGCTCTTACTGACTTTGGCAGCTTCCGATCTGTG GTTCCTAATGCCCCTCCAGCCTATGAGAAGATTTCTTCAGGACCACTGCCACCTCCTTACTCCCCCTGA